From Prevotella sp. oral taxon 299 str. F0039:
CTACGAAATCAGTTTTGTTTTTGGTGAAAGTGTTGTTGCCATTGTTGAGGTATAGCAAGGCTTTACTATTCCAAGAATAAAGCGAAGAAGCTCCTGTTATGAATAAATCCATGAGTCCATCAGCGTTAGCATCAACCCACATTATTTGTCCTTTCTCTGTTCCTGCAACGCTACCGCCCACACTTGTGTCGGCTTTAATGTCGGTAAAGGTTCCATCTCCATTGTTTTTATAAACAGATAGATAAGTTCCTCCAGCAGAATCGCTCCATCCACTTATCGCTAAGTCGATGTAGCCATCGTTGTTAAAGTCGGTAGCTGCAAGTGTTCCGTTGCGTTGTGCTGCTAAACCTGAATTGTTTTTCTTTGTGAAAGAGCCTGTACCTTGATTATTAAGGTAGAGCACAGGGTTACCAGATTTATCGAAAGTAACAATATCTTGCCAGCCATCTGAATTGAAATCTGCAACAGAAACTAAGCCAGTGTAACGTATTTCCTTGTTATCATCGTTATCTAATTCAATATCTTCAATAGTGAAATTACTTACTTTCACCATCTTTTTACCCATCTCGTTGCGGTAAAGTTCTGCGCCACGAGATGCAGAAAGCAACATGTCGGGGTAGCCATCGTTGTTGTAGTCGATAGGAGTTACAACCTTATGCCAGCCATTTGATATTTCGAAAGGAATTTTAGTGGAAAGCGACTGACCTGTATTTATTAAGGTAAAAACTTCTGGATTCCAGTCCTTATCAAGGTTTCTGCCTTTAACAAGCAAGTCCATTTTTCCGTCAGCATTGATATCTGCGAAGGCATGATTGCCCTGAAACATATTTGAAGTGGTAGGGATTGTAACCTTAGAGAAGGTTGGTTTCTCTACTTTGTCTGCTGCTTTTAGCCCTGTAGAAGAGAGAGTTGCAACTAAAAGCATAATTGGTAATCGGTAGTTCATATTTTATAGCTTTTAAGTTATTTGTATCCTTCGTTCTGATCGGTCTCTTTCATGTCTGGATTTTGTTGTAATTCAGTGAGAGGAATAGGAAGAATGGTGTTGTAAGAATGTATGGTTGCGAAACGTTTCGACCACTCGTTGCGTTGTTTTACAAGCTTTTCAAAGTTTCCTGTACGCACTAAATCGATACGTCTCCATTGCTCTCCGAAGAGTTCACGCATGCGTTCGTCCATTATTTGTGTACGGAATTCTTCCTTACTCATTGCTGTCCATTGCTTATCTGCAGGCAAAGAGCCACCCCAAGCACGTTTTCTGATGGTTGTGTTGATGAGGTTAATGGCTTCAGTTGTGCGGCCAAGCTCGTTTAAACATTCGGCATTGAGAAGTAATACGTCTGCATAACGCAACCAAGGAATATTCTTTCCAGAGTGCCACATGTTGTTAACACCAAGTCCAGAATGGCTATCTGTGCGGAAATCTTCATACTTCTTTATGTGAGGAAGTAGCTCATCGTAGTCGTTTCCAAGTCCTTCCCATTCCAATCCTTGAAGAGTTGGAGTCTCACCATTAAACCAAGTGAAGTCGGTACGTATGCTTTCGGCCATTCTAAGGTCGCCATCTTCCCAAACACCACCATCTGCTTTGGTTGAATAAGCATATTTAGTGGGTACAGCATGGTCGTATCCTGCAAAGTAACAAGCATCTGTAAACTTGCTTTGTGCAGCACGACTACCTATTTGGAACTGTATTTGATTGTTGTCGGGAGAGGCATTTTTGAATTGAAACTCAAAGATAGACTCTGGTGTATTTTGCTTGTTGTAGTCCCAAAGGTCTGCAAAGTCTTCATTAAGTCTAAATTTTCCAGACTTAATAATTTCATCAAAGCATTCTTGAGCCTTTGCAAAATCACGCAAACCAGTTTCTTCAGGAGCCGACATAAGTGCCTTTCCAAGCATGGTAAGGGCTGCCCATCGAGTGGCACGACCAGGCTTTTGGGTTTCAGGACAATACTTAGCAGCTTCTTGGAAGTCGTTAATTATAAACTGCCATGTGTCTTTAAGCGACTGACGTCCATAGCCTAATTGCTCTGTTTTGCCCATGTCTATGGTTGGAATACGTCCCCAATACATCGCCAACTGATAGTCTACACAACCACGTAAGAATGATGCTTCGCCATAAATCTTTGCTTGCTCTTTGTTGGTTTGTAAGCTATTGTTATTCAATGCGTGAATAATTTTAGCCGCAGAAGTAACGCATGGCCAGCGATTGTTCCACTCATTGGTGATTCTTTCGTGCTGACTGTTAAGGTTTGCGTCGAAAGTTTCCATCGCAGCACGTTGTGCACCCGACTTTAAAGCTTGATAAGCACCGCTCTGTATCTCGTCGGTTGCAATGAGGAACATCCACACATGCTCGTCTTTAAAGCAGTTGTTGCGCCATTGAGTGTAGATACTTTCAAGGTTAAGTTCTGCATATTGGAGATTAGAATAAATCTTTTTTTCAGATAAAGCCGTAGAACTTTCTTCAGTAAGAAAATCTGAACAAGATGTAAAAAGAGTGATACAACCTGTAACTAGTGGCACTATAATGTGTTTTATATTAATTTTCATGACTCTAATTGATTCAAAATGAGGTTAAAGACTAAAGTTAAGACCAAAAACAAACATCTTTGTTGGAGGATATTTGCTATCTCCTAATTCTGGATCGAAGCCTTTATAAGGAGTGATGCAGAAGAGATTAGATGCTGTGAAGTACACTTTCAACGAGTTAACTTTTATAGATGAGAGGATACTTCTTGGCACTTGGTAACTCAATGATAGAGTTGAGAGTCTTAGATATGACGCATTTTGGATAGAGAAATCAAGGTCAGAGGGTGAAACTCTATTGAATAATGTAACATTATCTATTACTCTTGGGAATTTAGCACCTGTATTTTGAGGTGTCCAACGATCGAGTAAATCAGTTGAAGCACTGCTTACACCAGTACTGTTGATAAGGCTTTCGTAGTAAGAGCTAATTCTTTTTGCTCCAACAGAATAGTTGAACACAGTGTTAAGTGTTAAGCCTTTCCAAGTAATATCAGTAGAGAAACCACCATAGAACTTAGGAGTTGTAGTTCCAACAATCTCTCTATCCTTTTGATCAATCACCTTATCGTTGTTGATATCGGCAGGGAATAGGTCGCCAAGAGCCACCGTTTTGCCGTTATAGTTCACGCCTTCCCATTGAGAGCGGTTGCTTTCGTTAGCAATTCCGCCTGTGCGATAAGTATAAATAGTGTGTAAAGGTTTGTTTAAGAAGATGTTTCCTTCTCTATAAGTGTCGTTCAATATCTCCTTAACGCCACCATATAGACGGGTAATCTTATTGCGGTCGAGTGATAAGTTCGCACCAACATTCCATTGCCAGTCTTTAGTTTGGATAGGAGTTGCATTCACAGTGAATTCCAAACCACGGTTAGTCATGGTACCGATGTTCTCCCAAGTGTTGGTATAACCAGATGTTCTGTTAAGCGAGTGGTTCATTAAAAGATCGTCGTTGGTTATGAAGAAGGCATCAACGCTCATGCTAAGGCGGTTATTCCACATAGCAATATCAAGTCCAAAGTTCGTTTGTCGTTGCTTTTCCCATGTAATTCCAGGTGTTCCTCGGCGTCCACTTGTGCGATAAGAGGCCACTCCATTAGATATTTGAGGGTAATAAAGTGTTAGATAAGCATAGTTTTCAATATCTTGATTACCTGTGACACCATAGCCTGCACGTATCTTTAACTTGTTAAGCCAAGAGCTATAAGGTTGCATAAACTGCTCTCCAGCCATGTTCCAGGCGAGCGAGAATGAAGGCATTAAGCCCCATTTGTGACCTGTACCAAACTTAGATGAACCATCATAGCGTGCAGTAAAGGTAGCAAAGTAGCGGTTGTCGTAGTCGTAGTTCACACGAGATATGAATGATACTAGACTACTATTAGCGAAATCAGAATCGATTAAACGCTTTTCTAAGTTAGCTGCTCCGCTCAACTTGTGATAAGTTAGGTCGTTACTTGCAAATCTACTACCACCTGCAAGGGTATAGTTGTTAATTGTTCTACTTGTACTTGTGCCCAAAATAGCGTTGAGTTGGTGTTTGTCCCACATTGTAACATAGCTCAAAGAGTTATCCCATTGCCATGTTGTGGTGCTCCAACGCTCGTGTTTAGAAAATGCATCTCCGTTGTTGTTACGTTCAGTTTCTTGAATACCTGTTGGTATATATTCAAACCAAGCCTGTGTAGTGTGATTCAAAGAGAAGGTCGAACGTATGTTGAAACCCTTGAAAGGATTGATGTTGATGTAGTTAACTGAAGTCAAATAGTTGCGTTGTCTGTCTTGAGAAATCTCCAATGAGTTGAACGGATTGAAGTCGTTATTGTTCTGTTCAGTATGTGCTCTCCAGTAAAGTGTTCTGTAATCCTTTAAGTGGCGAGTTGCATCTGCTTCATAAGGAGCATAATCAATCATGGGGTTTGCCCATAAAGACTTGTTGAATACGTTATCAGAAGGAACGTTATCTTCAGTGTATGTGAAAGAAGTATTAGTGCCAATCTTCACCCATTGATTAATGCTTGCGTCAGCATTAACACGACCTGTGTAGCTTTTTTGGTGTGTATTAAGAATAACACCCTTTGTGTTGGTAGTGTTTAAGCTAACATAAAGGTTGGTGCCTTCGGTAGCTTTAGAGAAGCTAAGAGTGTGGTTTTGCTTGATACCTGTTTGCGAAACACGATCGAGCCAGTTATAAGTTTTACCCGAATTGTAGCCTGCAAGCTCTTCTTCTGCAAAGGCCATGTTGTTCTTTAGTAATACATTATCTATATAAGACTGGCGGTCTGCTGTTGGATTGTTATACATATAGCCGTTCGCAAACGCCTCAAGCCTCAAGTCGTAAAGCTGTTGTGTGTTCATTGTTGCAGGACGATGACCCATTGTAGTCACGCCAATCCAACCATCATAAGATATTTGTCCTTTACCTTGTTTTGCCTTTTTAGTTGTGATAACCACTACACCATTAGCTCCACGAGAGCCATATAGGGCAGTAGCAGATGCGTCTTTAAGTACTTGAATCTCCTCAACATCGTTTGGATTGATAGAGTTAAAGAAGTTAAAGGCATCGCTCATCACCATACCATCAACTACATAGATAGGATTACTGCCTGAGTTAATGGTGTTAGTACCACGAATTTTGATGCCAGCACCATCAGATGGGCTTTGGCCTGGTGTGATAAATACACCTGCAACACGTCCTTGTAGAGCTTCATTGATAGAAGTTGCAGGCTTTTGATTAAGTGTTTGAGAGTTTACTGTAGACAATGAACCCGTAAGATCGCTACGTTTCATCGCTGTTCCTACCACGATTACCTCGTCGATGTTTTCGTTTTTCTCAGCTAATACCACAGTCATCTCATTGGTAGAGTTCACCTTTCGAGTTGCTGTAACATATCCAATGCCCGAGAAAGTCAGGACGTCGTTTTCGTTTGCTTTGACTTCAAAGCGACCATTAGCGTTGGTTACCACCGACTGAATTTTGCTTTTTACAATAATACCAACAAGTGGTTCTTGGGCATTATCAGTAACAAGTCCTTTCACGATCAGTTCTTGTGCCATTGCAGTAGCAACCGAAAGCCATCCTAAAAGTGTCAGAATAAAAAATGATTTTGTCTTCATGATGTTCTGGTGTAATTTTAATATTGTCTGATTGTTTGGGTTTTATATGAAGTTAATTCAATTCTTTGTTTGCAAAATTAACTTTTTAGGGCTAAGGATTCTTGCACATATCATTCAAAAAATATAATAATTGTGGCAAAGTGCTGGGTAATCTTAAATTTATCTTTCATGATTTAAAAGTTTAAGGTGGGCGTGTGAGGCATAGAATACGAAAGTTCGCATTCTTTTTGTTCATTTGTTTTTTTTGGTATTAATCTAGAATTGTGAATTTCCCCTGCAAATATAAGTCATAAATTTCAATTGACATTATTTGTTATTTATATTTTATCTAATGATTTTTCTTACGTTACATATATTGTTTGGCTATTGTGTTTATTCCCAAGTTGATAATATGTGATTATTATAACATTATTCAGAGTTGAAAGGAAACAAAAAAGGCATTTAAATCACGGGGGATTTAAATGCCTAATAGGATTGTTGTTAAGGATAATATTATTTCTTTTTAGGTTTACGACGTGCCCAACCATCCTCGCTAAAGTCTGGTTCTTCACCTCTTAGGTTCACCTTTTTCTCGTTAAAGAACTGACGCCAGTCGCCCAATTCTTCGCCTCTTTCAGTGTTATAACCTTTAGAGTTTCTTCCGCCTTGACGTCTTTCGCCATTTGAATTGCGTTGTCTTGAGCGTTTTTCGTATCTATTGTCCGAGTCGCCACCTGCATTTCTGCCACCAGTTGAGCGTCCTTTTTTGCCGTTAGATCCTTCTTCTGCGTCGTTACAACGAACCTCTCTATTCTTGTAAATGCTTCCGCTTAGAGCCTTCATCACCTTGTTTGCGTCTCTTTCAGGAACCTCAATGTAAGATATTTTGTCGAGAAGATCGATGTGACCAACTTGTTGTCTGCCCTTAACATTTTTGTTGATGAATTGCATTATCTCGCCTGGATAGAAGCCATCGGCCTTTCCTAGGTTGATGAAAAGACGCTTAAATCCCGACTCTACTGCACGAGGTGCACGGCGTTCGCCACTTCTTCGTTGTCCACTACCATCTCTTCTGTTGCCTTTCGAGCCTCGGTCTTCGCCTCTTCCTCTACTTGGTTTCTCGATAATAGGAGCGTTAGCATAGTATTCAAGGAATTTACCAAACTCCATACTAACAATCTTTTTGATGATATCTTCTTTGTCTACGTATTCAAAGTGACGATTGATTTCCGACAAGAAAGGTGCGATTTCTTCCTCGTTCACGTCTGCTTTCAATATTTGGTCCATCACCTTGTAAAGCTGTTTGCTGCATATTGCCTTTGCATCGGGTATTTCTCCTTCAACGAAAGCTTTGCTAATCACCTTTTCAATGGCGTGCATCTTACTGCGTTCACGGGTGTGCATAATCGAAATAGATGTACCTTTCTTACCTGCTCTACCTGTTCTTCCGCTTCGGTGAGTGTAACTTTCGATGTCATCGGGCAATCCAAAGTTGATAACATGTGTAAGATCATCAACGTCTAAGCCACGTGCTGCCACGTCGGTTGCAACGAGAAACTGCGTTGTATGCTTTCTAAATTTCTGCATAGTGAGGTCTCTTTGTTGTTGAGAGAGGTCTCCGTGCAGTGCTTCAGCGTTGTATCCATCGTGAATAAGCTTGTCGGCAATCTCTTGAGTTTCACGTTTTGTGCGACAGAAGATAATTGCAAAGATGCTTGGATAATAGTCTACGATGCGCTTTAGTGCAAGATATTTGTCCTTTGCGTTCACCATATAGTAGATATGATTAACACTTTCGGCTCCTTCGTTACGGCTTCCTACAACTATTTCCTTGTGGTTGGTGAGATAATTGCGTGCAATTCGCTCTATTTCTTTACTCATTGTAGCCGAGAAAAGCAAAGTGTTTCTATCTTTAGGAACACACTCTAAAATTTCGTTAATGCTTTCAGAGAAACCCATATTCAACATTTCATCGGCTTCATCTAGCACAACATTGGTTACATTTTCGAGCTTTGCCACCCCACGATGAATCAAATCGATGAGTCGTCCTGGTGTTGCTACAATTATTTGAGTACCTTTTTTAAGTGCTTTAATTTGTGTTTCAATAGATGTACCACCATAAACAGGCACCACAGTTAAGCCTTTGATATATTTAGAAAAGTCGCTTAAGCTGTCAGAAATCTGCAAACATAGCTCACGAGTAGGTGATAATATGAGTGCTTGAGTGTGCTTTTGTTGTGGATTAACTTTTTGAATGAGTGGTAAACCGTATGCTGCTGTTTTGCCAGTTCCTGTTTGTGCAAGTGCAATAACATCGTTACCTTCTCCTAATAAATATGGAATAACTTCTTCTTGTACAGGTGTTGGATGCTCAAAACCTAATTCTTCGATGGCTTGGCGAATCTCTTCGCTAATGCCTAACATTTCAAATGTCTTCAATTTTTCTTTTTTTTTATGATTAAAATTATTTGAGCATCTTGTGTGTCCCCGTCACAATAATGACACCATATATGCTCAACTTTCTATTAAAACAAAGGCTTCAACGCCATCTCTGCTCACTTGCAACGAGTGGGTTGAAGCCTTTATCGGGTGCAAAGGTAATAAAAATAATACAGAAAACGTGCTTTTTCTCGAACCTTTGCAATTTATTTTTCAATCGCCCTATGCTCAAGTCATTGGGCAAGGGGCTTCTGATTATTCTATTGGTGCGATGCTTTTTAGGCGCACACGGCAGTCTTCTAATATCGAGTTAAGCTCGTTTACAGTGTTAGCTCTTAGCATAGCGATGCGGGTTTGCTTAAAGTCTGGAATGCCTTTGAATATCGGACTTGATGCAAGATGACGTCGAGTGTGAAGTATTCCACGATATTCGTCGATCTTTTCGACATTTATTTCGAGTTGTTCTTTTAAGATATCGATTTTGTCGTCGATAGTAAGAGCCGTGTTCGTGCCATCAATTCCTTGAATCAACTCATTCATTTCCTTAAACACCCATGGGCGTCCAAAGGTAGCTCTACCCACCATTACAGCGTCAACGCCATATTGTTCGAAAGCCATTTTCGCCTCTTCGGCAGTGGTGATGTCACCATTTCCGATGATAGGGATATGAATTCTGGGATTGTCTTTCACCTCTTTTATAAGCGACCAGTCGGCATTTCCCGTGTACATTTGCGCCCTTGTTCGGCCGTGAATGGTTAGGGCTTCGATACCACAATCTTGTAATTGTTCGGCAAGAGTTGTGATAACCAAGTTCTCGCTGTCCCAACCTAGGCGGGTTTTTACCGTTACAGGCGTTTTAACTGCTTTGACAACCTCTCTCGTAATGTCTAACATAAGGGGTATATTGCGCAACATTCCCGATCCAGCTCCTTTGCTTGCCACCTTCTTAACAGGGCAACCAAAGTTCAAATCGATAACATCTGGCGACACCTGTTCAACGATTTTGGCCGCCTCTACCATCGATTCTACATCACGACCATATATCTGAATGCCCACAGGTCGTTCGCTATCTGCAATAGAAAGCTTGTTGATGGTAGATTTTATGTTGCGCACTAATGCTTCAGCACTAACGAATTCGGTATATACCATCGCTGCTCCGAAACGCTTACAAAGCATTCGAAAGCCTATATCTGTTACGTCTTCCATTGGCGCAAGGAACAAAGGTTTCTCGCCAAGGTCTATATTTCTTATCTTCATTGTTAATTTATTCGTGTGTAAGAGCCATCGCCCTTTTTGTTGATATATTATTGGTTATCCTTAAATGTCTTTTTGTGTGGTGGACTATAACATTAATAAATGATAGCTTCCGCCTGCCATTGCCCTCACAATACCTTTCATTTCTAGTTCGAAGAGCACTGCCGATAGTTTACCAATGGATAGGTCTGTTTGTGCAAGGAGTATATTTATTTGTAGGTTGTTGTGTTTTTTTAGAATGTCAACCACCTTTTGTTCGTCGGCATTGAGTGTGGGAAACAATTCTCGTTCAATACCTTTTTCTTTTGCTTTGTTGAGCAATGAGATGTTCTCCCAATTCATATTTACCACCAAGTCGTTAGCCGAAGTGATGAGAGCCGCCCCATTTTGAGCAATAAGAGCGTTGCACCCTTCGCTATAAGGGGCACCTACTGCCCCAGGAAAGGCAAAAACATCTCTCGAATAGTCCTTCGCAATACCTGCAGTTATCAAGCCTCCGCCCTTCAAAGCACTCTCCACTAAGATACAAGCATCGCACATTCCAGCCACAATTCGATTTCTTCTCACAAAATTCATCTTGTCGGCTTTCGTGTTGGTGCAATACTCTGTGAGCAATCCTCCATGCGAAAGCATTTGCAATGCCGTTTCTTTATGAGCGTGAGGGTATAGGTAATCGAGTCCATGAGCCAACACTCCAACCGTTTCAAAATGATAATCGAGAGCCATGCGATGTGCATTGATGTCTACACCATAAGCCAAACCGCTCACAATAAGCACGTCGGGACAGAGCCTTTGCAATTCCATTATTAGATGTTTAATGAGGTCTTGCCCATAATGCGTGCATTTTCTTGTTCCCACAATCGATATAATGCGTTGCTTATTGAGGTTTGCCGATCCTTTATAGAAAAGGGTTAATGGTGCATCTACGCATTCTTTTAATCGTTGTGGATATCGTTCGTCGCCCCAGCAAAGCACCTCTACACCATTGTTTTGCGCCCAAGAGAATTCTTGCTCGGCTTGAATTAAGACACGATCAGCATTTTTAAGCGTTTCAATCAGTTTGTCCGAGGCATCGGGGAGCACATCTTTTATATTGTTTCGATGTTCTATGATGGCAGTTGCCGAGCCCAGTTTTTGTAGTATTTCGAGCGTTTCAGACAGCTTGTAAAAGCCCATCTTGCTCACTGCTATGGCGTTGATTATTTCTTGAGGTGTAGCTTTCATTTTAAGGTGGGGTGGGGCTTGAAGGTTGATTTTATGTTTTTTTGAGCAAGAACGGCTCAAGAATAGCATCTAATTCCTCACTCCTTCCAAGACGATTGTTAATGATGCAAGCCACGTCTACACTGGCTCTAAAGCACAATTGTCGTGTAGTGGCATTGTAAATGTCTTGATGAAAAGTGTAACGAATACCCTCTTTAGTGAGGTTGAGGCACGATTCGAAAGTGTCGTTGCTGCGCAATGGTGTTTTATATTGTAGGTTCATGCGAGCCACAACAGCATCGATTCCATTGTTATGAAGCTCTGTAAAGTTTGCACCAGCATGTTTTAAGAATTCGTGTCGTGTGTGTTCTATGTAGTGAAGATAGTTAGCATTGTTCACAATACCCTGCAAGTCGCATTCATAGTCACGAACGCTCATCTTCATTGTAAATACATATTCCATTTTTATCTTATTTAAATTTATATCTCACTTATTGTTGCTTGTCGTGCAAGAGCGCAAAAAATCGAATCCAAAACGGCATCTCAAGCAGTCTTTCTTTGTGCAATACTCGTTGTTTAGCTGAAGAAGAGCCTGAGTATCGCCTGCCGATTCGATCTTAAAACCACTTTTTTCCCAGTGCGTAATGATGTGGTTTTGTTCTGGTTGAAGCTGTTCCCACAATTCAATTGCATCGTTGCACAACTGCGCTTTGTTGCTATATTTGCCATAAGCGAACAGCAAAGGCACGATGGTGTTGATGATAATAAGTTCTATCGAGCCTTTTGTTAGCTGTTTAGAAGTCTTTTTCGAGTGTGTTCCGAACGTGTAGTGATGTTGCCAATAGTTGCTTGTTTCAAAGCAAAACATCTTTTGAATAGAGACAATGTCTTTGTTTTCGAGAATGGCTCGCCAACCTATTTGTCGCAGATGATATAGACTTGCTAGCTGAGCGATGCGTAGATGGGGGAAATTTTGTGGTCGAAGACGTAAAAATCTCCACTGCGAAGCCCTCATAGAAGACAGAGAAAACTTGTGCGAAAGATAGTTATACTCTTGCTCGAGTCTTGTGAAATAAGGGTCGTTTGCTATCTTTTGGCTCTGAACTTCATTCATCTGACTTTTATCTAACAAGCCCGCAAGTCCTAAAAACAATGCCTCAACCTGCAACAAGTCGTCTCGATGGTGATCTATTGCGTGCAATGGCACATTGAAAGCCCATTCTTCGAAGGCGTTATTGTTGATTCCAAAGCCGAAATTTCGTGCAAGGGTTACGAAGAAAACCTGCTCCCACGAGCTGTTACACTTGTCGAGTCGTTCAAAAATAGCCTTTGTTTTGCGTTCCAATCGCTCAGTTTGCAATGCGCAAAGCCACGCTCTTTGCTTAATTTTAGGCATGTTGGCAGCATGCAGATAGCATGGCGGTTGCTGTGTGTTGGGCTTGATTAACTTTTGATAAGAGGTCTCTATTTGAGGCGGAATGGTAAGCTTTATTTGTTCTAATTGTCGTCCTTTGCTCGTTATGGCAGTGGTGTCAATCTCTGCACATACATGAAGAATGACGTTATCGTAGCGTTCATCGGTGTCGTGATGATGCAAAAACCATTCTGAAGCCTTGCAATGAATCTCTACATTGCCCACCCATTCGGTGTTGTCGATTCGTATTTTCGCATTGAAAAAGTCGGGACCAGCGTTAGTGTTATACCTCCCTTGATCGATTATTTCAACGTTTTTGCCCTCTGTTGTAACGAACTTTGAGAGCGAAAATAGTTTGTTTTTCCAAATGTAGTGTAGCAGTTGTTCCATGGTTAAGACGTAGTTTGAATGTTACAAAGTTAATTATTTTTTATTTGTTATGCAATAGAAAAGAACGAGAACCTTTGGTAATGAAATAAATGAGTAAAGTCTTTGTGTAGAGGCTATTAACCCTTTGTTTTTGAAAAGCATTGATATTGTGTTTCAAAAGCAGTCCTTTTAGATTGTAAAAACAATGCAATTGAGAGGTAAAATCATTGCTTTTGAAGATCAATAAAAAAGATGTGATTTTGTATATAAAAAAATAGAATATCAAAAAAAGTCTGTATTTATTTCTATAATCATACTGGTTAGACGTTAAAAAAATAATTATTTTGAACAAATCCATATTAAAATAATATGATATTATAGTTTTTTTGTATTTTTGCATGCGAGAATTTTAAATACTCAAGGAGTTTTTTTGTTTATCTTTCTGTAGTGATACCATAAGATAAATCAAGATTTCGTAACAAAAAAAATAATCATTAATGACAAGAAAGAGTGCATCAAGCCAAACAAGAAAAATGTTTTTCTTGTTTTTATTTAATGCTGTCCTCCTATTTTTTTCTCATTCTTTGAATGCAGGAGCACAAGTATTAAACAAAAATTTCTCTATCTCTTTTAAAGAAAAGAGCGTTGCTTACATCTTAGATTTCTTATCTAGTAAAGGCGAATACAAGGTGAATTATACCGATGATGTGAAGAACGACTCATTAACTCTAACAATATCATTTGATAATGTGGATGAATTGAGTGCTGTTCAAAGCGTTTTGAAAGGTACATCTTTTACCTATAATGTAGATGGAAAAGCTATTAATGTGTTCAAAATGCAAAAGAACACAGCAGGTAAATACACCCTTAAAGGCTTTGTAAAAGATAAAGATGGTGGAGGTGTTCCACTTGCTACAGTGCAAATTAAAGGTACTTCGATAGGAACAAGTGCCGACATGGATGGTAACTTTACACTTCTTGTAGATAAAGAACATGGTGATGTAACCATATCGAGCGTTGGTTATGAAACAAAAACGCTTAAATACGACACCAATAAACATTTAACAATAACCCTTCCTTCATCGGCTTATATGGTGGGCGAGGTGTC
This genomic window contains:
- a CDS encoding DEAD/DEAH box helicase → MKTFEMLGISEEIRQAIEELGFEHPTPVQEEVIPYLLGEGNDVIALAQTGTGKTAAYGLPLIQKVNPQQKHTQALILSPTRELCLQISDSLSDFSKYIKGLTVVPVYGGTSIETQIKALKKGTQIIVATPGRLIDLIHRGVAKLENVTNVVLDEADEMLNMGFSESINEILECVPKDRNTLLFSATMSKEIERIARNYLTNHKEIVVGSRNEGAESVNHIYYMVNAKDKYLALKRIVDYYPSIFAIIFCRTKRETQEIADKLIHDGYNAEALHGDLSQQQRDLTMQKFRKHTTQFLVATDVAARGLDVDDLTHVINFGLPDDIESYTHRSGRTGRAGKKGTSISIMHTRERSKMHAIEKVISKAFVEGEIPDAKAICSKQLYKVMDQILKADVNEEEIAPFLSEINRHFEYVDKEDIIKKIVSMEFGKFLEYYANAPIIEKPSRGRGEDRGSKGNRRDGSGQRRSGERRAPRAVESGFKRLFINLGKADGFYPGEIMQFINKNVKGRQQVGHIDLLDKISYIEVPERDANKVMKALSGSIYKNREVRCNDAEEGSNGKKGRSTGGRNAGGDSDNRYEKRSRQRNSNGERRQGGRNSKGYNTERGEELGDWRQFFNEKKVNLRGEEPDFSEDGWARRKPKKK
- the dusB gene encoding tRNA dihydrouridine synthase DusB translates to MKIRNIDLGEKPLFLAPMEDVTDIGFRMLCKRFGAAMVYTEFVSAEALVRNIKSTINKLSIADSERPVGIQIYGRDVESMVEAAKIVEQVSPDVIDLNFGCPVKKVASKGAGSGMLRNIPLMLDITREVVKAVKTPVTVKTRLGWDSENLVITTLAEQLQDCGIEALTIHGRTRAQMYTGNADWSLIKEVKDNPRIHIPIIGNGDITTAEEAKMAFEQYGVDAVMVGRATFGRPWVFKEMNELIQGIDGTNTALTIDDKIDILKEQLEINVEKIDEYRGILHTRRHLASSPIFKGIPDFKQTRIAMLRANTVNELNSILEDCRVRLKSIAPIE
- the dprA gene encoding DNA-processing protein DprA; translated protein: MKATPQEIINAIAVSKMGFYKLSETLEILQKLGSATAIIEHRNNIKDVLPDASDKLIETLKNADRVLIQAEQEFSWAQNNGVEVLCWGDERYPQRLKECVDAPLTLFYKGSANLNKQRIISIVGTRKCTHYGQDLIKHLIMELQRLCPDVLIVSGLAYGVDINAHRMALDYHFETVGVLAHGLDYLYPHAHKETALQMLSHGGLLTEYCTNTKADKMNFVRRNRIVAGMCDACILVESALKGGGLITAGIAKDYSRDVFAFPGAVGAPYSEGCNALIAQNGAALITSANDLVVNMNWENISLLNKAKEKGIERELFPTLNADEQKVVDILKKHNNLQINILLAQTDLSIGKLSAVLFELEMKGIVRAMAGGSYHLLML
- a CDS encoding thioesterase family protein, whose product is MEYVFTMKMSVRDYECDLQGIVNNANYLHYIEHTRHEFLKHAGANFTELHNNGIDAVVARMNLQYKTPLRSNDTFESCLNLTKEGIRYTFHQDIYNATTRQLCFRASVDVACIINNRLGRSEELDAILEPFLLKKT
- a CDS encoding DUF2851 family protein codes for the protein MEQLLHYIWKNKLFSLSKFVTTEGKNVEIIDQGRYNTNAGPDFFNAKIRIDNTEWVGNVEIHCKASEWFLHHHDTDERYDNVILHVCAEIDTTAITSKGRQLEQIKLTIPPQIETSYQKLIKPNTQQPPCYLHAANMPKIKQRAWLCALQTERLERKTKAIFERLDKCNSSWEQVFFVTLARNFGFGINNNAFEEWAFNVPLHAIDHHRDDLLQVEALFLGLAGLLDKSQMNEVQSQKIANDPYFTRLEQEYNYLSHKFSLSSMRASQWRFLRLRPQNFPHLRIAQLASLYHLRQIGWRAILENKDIVSIQKMFCFETSNYWQHHYTFGTHSKKTSKQLTKGSIELIIINTIVPLLFAYGKYSNKAQLCNDAIELWEQLQPEQNHIITHWEKSGFKIESAGDTQALLQLNNEYCTKKDCLRCRFGFDFLRSCTTSNNK